In Propionispora hippei DSM 15287, a single window of DNA contains:
- a CDS encoding endonuclease VII domain-containing protein yields MIAIKKCKGCGKELPLTEYGRNSQGRQGYHSRCRTCRKSESYKRLYGISLEDAQRILDSQGGVCALCGYPLDLTVGNDRNACVDHCHSTGKIRGILCRSCNGAIGKLGDSVEAMQKVINYLQGGI; encoded by the coding sequence GTGATTGCCATTAAGAAATGTAAAGGATGTGGAAAGGAATTACCACTAACTGAATATGGTAGAAATTCTCAAGGTAGACAAGGCTACCATAGTCGATGTCGTACTTGTAGAAAATCAGAGTCATATAAACGCCTCTACGGAATCTCGTTGGAAGATGCCCAACGTATCTTAGATTCCCAAGGAGGCGTTTGTGCTTTATGTGGTTATCCATTGGATTTAACAGTAGGCAACGACAGGAACGCTTGTGTTGACCACTGTCACAGTACAGGAAAGATTCGAGGGATACTCTGCCGTTCCTGTAATGGTGCTATTGGAAAACTAGGCGATTCTGTTGAAGCCATGCAAAAGGTCATCAACTACTTACAAGGAGGAATTTGA
- a CDS encoding helix-turn-helix domain-containing protein yields MKTSVCREIIVEFIHTMKDKKGFVTVNQHEVANAFGLNSGSISRVLKSLIEEGKIVKVVPHSSGRPAVYRVVA; encoded by the coding sequence ATGAAAACAAGTGTATGCCGTGAGATTATCGTGGAGTTCATCCACACCATGAAAGACAAGAAAGGTTTTGTTACTGTGAATCAACATGAAGTAGCCAATGCGTTTGGTCTAAACTCTGGTTCCATTAGCCGTGTCCTGAAAAGCCTTATCGAAGAAGGCAAGATTGTCAAGGTCGTTCCTCATAGTTCTGGAAGACCTGCTGTATATCGGGTGGTCGCATGA